One stretch of Methylopila sp. 73B DNA includes these proteins:
- the urtA gene encoding urea ABC transporter substrate-binding protein yields the protein MSRDDKTGFHSPLRRKLLMGMAAAPFAGMMPKTAFAQTPATAAVNTTGLAVTDTEVTVGILHSATGTMAISETGSIQAEKLAIAQINEMGGVLGRKIKFIQEDGASDWPTFAEKAKKLLVQDKVAAIMGCWTSASRKAVLPVIEQYNGMLYYPTFYEGLEQSKNVIYTGQEATQQILESLNWVVKEKGAKTFYFIGSDYIWPRTSNKIARKHIENFLKGTKVVGEEYFPLGHTQFNSVINKLKLTKPDVIFTDVVGGSNVAFYKQLKAAGINLEKQTLITISVTEDEIDGIGGDNIAGAYSCMKYFQSLDNPNNKEFVAAFKKMWGEKTVIGDVTQAAYLGPWIWKMTVEKAGSFDVDKIAVASEGIEFTKAPEGYVKVHANHHLWSKTRVGLAQKDGQFKVVYESPELIEPNPFPKGYQ from the coding sequence ATGTCGCGCGACGACAAGACGGGATTTCATTCGCCGCTCCGCCGCAAGCTCTTGATGGGCATGGCGGCGGCGCCTTTCGCCGGGATGATGCCGAAGACGGCGTTCGCGCAGACGCCGGCGACGGCGGCGGTCAACACCACCGGCCTCGCGGTGACGGACACCGAGGTGACGGTCGGCATCCTGCATTCCGCCACCGGCACGATGGCGATCTCGGAGACCGGCTCGATCCAGGCTGAGAAGCTCGCGATCGCGCAGATCAACGAGATGGGCGGCGTGCTCGGCCGCAAGATCAAGTTCATCCAGGAAGACGGCGCGTCCGACTGGCCGACCTTCGCCGAGAAGGCCAAGAAGCTGCTCGTGCAGGACAAGGTCGCGGCCATCATGGGCTGCTGGACCTCGGCCTCGCGCAAGGCCGTGCTGCCGGTGATCGAGCAGTACAACGGCATGCTGTACTATCCGACCTTCTACGAGGGCCTCGAGCAGTCGAAGAACGTCATCTACACCGGCCAGGAAGCCACCCAGCAGATCCTCGAGTCGCTGAACTGGGTCGTCAAGGAGAAGGGCGCCAAGACCTTCTACTTCATCGGCTCGGACTACATCTGGCCGCGCACGTCGAACAAGATCGCGCGCAAGCACATCGAAAACTTCCTGAAGGGCACCAAGGTCGTCGGCGAAGAGTACTTCCCGCTCGGCCACACCCAGTTCAACTCCGTCATCAACAAGCTGAAGCTGACCAAGCCGGACGTGATCTTCACCGACGTGGTCGGCGGGTCGAACGTGGCGTTCTACAAGCAGCTGAAGGCCGCCGGCATCAACCTCGAGAAGCAGACCCTGATCACGATCTCGGTCACCGAGGACGAGATCGACGGCATCGGCGGCGACAACATCGCCGGCGCCTACTCCTGCATGAAGTACTTCCAGTCGCTCGACAACCCGAACAACAAGGAGTTCGTCGCGGCGTTCAAGAAGATGTGGGGCGAGAAGACCGTCATCGGCGACGTGACGCAGGCCGCCTATCTCGGCCCGTGGATCTGGAAGATGACCGTCGAGAAGGCGGGCTCCTTCGACGTCGACAAGATCGCCGTGGCCTCGGAGGGCATCGAGTTCACCAAGGCGCCGGAAGGCTACGTCAAGGTCCACGCGAACCACCACCTCTGGTCCAAGACCCGCGTCGGCCTCGCCCAGAAGGATGGCCAGTTCAAGGTGGTCTACGAGAGCCCCGAGCTCATCGAGCCGAACCCCTTCCCGAAGGGCTACCAGTGA
- a CDS encoding ATP-binding protein has protein sequence MTGRQRIVPARRQYNQWVADETLEDYALRFTAKSARRWSAVRVGNTALGAVSFLALEAIGGAITLSYGFDNAVVATLVVSALLLLTGLPIAYYAARDGVDIDLLTRGAGFGYVGSTVTSLIYASFTFLLFAIEAVIMALALELCLGVPLALGYVISALVVLPIVTHGINWISRFQLWTQPIWLVLHLTPIVFIAFQDTSAFADWTAFQGTSPNGGTLNLIAFGAASSVVFALIAQIGEQVDILRFMPAKTRENRLAWWSSLLASGAGWIVPGALKLLLGSFLAVLALNHGVPAERASEPTQMYDVAFGYVTSSPQFALALTGVFVVLSQLKINVTNAYAGSIAWSNFFSRLTHAHPGRIVWLVFNVAIALILMEAGIYKTLEHTLGLYSIVAVAWVGALVADLAVNKPLGLSPPRIEFKRAHLYDVNPVGVGAMALATLAAFLAYSGACGPTAKALAPFVALGVAFVTAPAIAIATRGKFYLARKPRAHWRLQPTLRCSICEHGFESEDMAHCPVYSGPICSLCCSLDARCRDGCKPHARLSSQVVGALTAVLPAWAVGGLNSRAGHYVGVMTLLGGALTLVLLIVYVQAAAEAPEQTTVIAGALSAVFLILMMIAGIAAWLFVLAHESREIAQDESGRQTALLMKEIEAHKRTDAALQRAKEVAEAANVAKSRYVVGISHELRTPLNAVMGYAQLLDNDETLPPRGQKGVRVIRRSAEHLSGLIDGLLDISKVEAGRLELARNEVRTRDFLDQLADMFRLQANAKGLEFRFDGAERLPAVVRCDEKRVRQILINLLSNAVKFTDAGHVALRVSYRSQIAEFAVTDTGAGIRDSDRQRIFEPFERGEATRAKLQPGMGLGLTITKLLVEIMGGDLVLESVEGAGSTFRVKLMLSQVAAPRPSPAPQARVVGYEGPRKLVLVIDDDADHRELMREALEPIGFNVIAAPDGVAALTLVDECRPDLFLLDVSMPGMSGWDVARRLRETGHAAPILMMSANIGDFASKAVETPDHDGALPKPCDLGALLRQIETLLGLVFVYDAPLPAAPPVRAKPELPGSRHVGDLRRLGEMGYVRGIEAKLTELEQTEPEAAPFVAEARERLRAFDMNGYMALLGTRAPEETADG, from the coding sequence ATGACCGGGCGGCAGCGCATCGTGCCTGCGCGGCGCCAATACAACCAGTGGGTCGCCGACGAGACGCTCGAGGATTACGCGCTCCGCTTCACCGCGAAGAGCGCGCGCCGTTGGTCCGCCGTTCGCGTCGGCAACACCGCGCTCGGCGCCGTGTCGTTCCTCGCGCTCGAGGCGATCGGCGGCGCCATCACGCTAAGCTACGGCTTCGACAACGCGGTCGTCGCGACGCTGGTCGTCAGCGCGCTGCTGCTGCTGACCGGCCTTCCCATCGCCTATTACGCCGCCCGCGACGGAGTCGACATCGACCTGCTCACCCGCGGCGCCGGCTTCGGCTACGTCGGCTCGACCGTGACGTCGCTGATCTACGCCTCCTTCACCTTCCTGCTGTTCGCGATCGAAGCCGTGATCATGGCTCTCGCGCTCGAGCTCTGCCTCGGGGTGCCGCTCGCGCTGGGCTACGTCATCAGCGCCCTCGTGGTGCTGCCGATCGTCACGCACGGCATCAACTGGATCAGCCGCTTCCAGCTCTGGACCCAGCCGATCTGGCTCGTGCTGCACCTGACGCCGATCGTGTTCATCGCCTTTCAGGACACCTCGGCCTTCGCCGACTGGACCGCGTTCCAGGGGACAAGCCCGAACGGCGGGACGCTGAACCTCATCGCCTTCGGCGCGGCGAGCTCCGTGGTGTTCGCGCTAATCGCGCAGATCGGCGAGCAGGTCGACATCCTGCGGTTCATGCCTGCGAAGACGCGCGAGAACCGGCTGGCGTGGTGGTCGTCCCTGCTCGCCTCCGGCGCCGGCTGGATCGTGCCCGGCGCGCTCAAGCTGCTGCTGGGCTCGTTCCTCGCCGTGCTCGCGCTCAACCACGGCGTGCCGGCCGAGCGCGCGAGCGAACCGACGCAGATGTACGACGTCGCCTTCGGCTACGTGACCTCGTCGCCGCAATTCGCGCTGGCGCTCACCGGCGTCTTCGTCGTGCTGTCTCAGCTCAAGATCAACGTGACCAACGCCTACGCCGGCTCGATCGCCTGGTCGAACTTCTTCTCGCGGCTGACGCACGCCCATCCCGGACGAATCGTCTGGCTGGTGTTCAACGTCGCCATCGCCCTCATCCTGATGGAGGCGGGCATCTACAAGACGCTCGAGCACACGCTCGGGCTCTACTCGATCGTCGCCGTCGCCTGGGTCGGCGCGCTGGTGGCCGATCTCGCCGTGAACAAGCCGCTTGGCCTCTCGCCGCCGCGAATCGAGTTCAAGCGCGCGCACCTCTACGACGTCAACCCGGTCGGCGTCGGCGCCATGGCGCTCGCGACCCTCGCCGCCTTCCTGGCCTATTCCGGCGCCTGCGGTCCTACCGCAAAGGCGCTCGCGCCCTTTGTCGCCCTCGGCGTCGCCTTCGTGACGGCGCCCGCGATCGCGATCGCGACCCGCGGCAAGTTCTATCTCGCCCGCAAGCCGCGGGCGCACTGGCGCCTCCAGCCGACGCTGCGCTGCTCGATCTGCGAGCACGGCTTCGAGTCCGAGGACATGGCGCATTGCCCGGTCTATTCCGGCCCGATCTGCTCGCTTTGCTGCTCGCTGGACGCGCGCTGCCGCGACGGCTGCAAGCCGCACGCCCGCCTCTCCAGCCAGGTGGTGGGCGCCTTGACCGCGGTGCTCCCCGCCTGGGCGGTCGGGGGCCTGAACTCGCGCGCCGGGCACTACGTCGGCGTGATGACGCTGCTGGGCGGCGCGCTCACGCTGGTGCTGCTCATCGTCTACGTCCAAGCGGCGGCCGAGGCGCCCGAGCAGACCACCGTGATCGCCGGCGCGCTCTCCGCCGTCTTCCTGATCCTCATGATGATCGCCGGCATCGCCGCCTGGCTGTTCGTGCTGGCGCATGAAAGCCGGGAGATCGCGCAGGACGAGTCGGGCCGCCAGACGGCGCTCCTGATGAAGGAGATCGAGGCCCACAAGCGCACCGACGCCGCGCTCCAGCGGGCGAAGGAGGTGGCGGAGGCCGCAAACGTCGCCAAGAGCCGCTATGTGGTGGGCATCAGCCACGAACTGCGGACGCCGCTCAACGCCGTCATGGGCTACGCCCAGCTGCTCGACAACGACGAGACGCTGCCCCCCCGCGGCCAGAAGGGGGTGCGGGTCATCCGGCGCTCAGCCGAGCACCTGTCCGGCCTGATCGACGGCCTGCTTGACATCTCGAAGGTCGAAGCCGGCCGGCTGGAGCTCGCCCGCAACGAGGTGCGAACCCGCGACTTCCTCGACCAGCTCGCCGACATGTTCCGCCTCCAAGCCAACGCCAAGGGCCTCGAGTTCCGGTTCGACGGCGCCGAGCGCCTGCCCGCGGTGGTGCGCTGCGACGAGAAGCGCGTCCGGCAGATCCTGATCAACCTGCTGTCGAACGCCGTGAAGTTCACCGACGCGGGCCATGTGGCGCTGCGCGTCTCCTACCGCAGCCAGATCGCGGAATTCGCCGTCACCGACACGGGCGCAGGCATCCGCGACTCGGATCGCCAGCGGATCTTCGAGCCGTTCGAGCGGGGCGAGGCGACGCGCGCCAAGCTCCAGCCGGGGATGGGGCTAGGGCTCACGATCACGAAGCTGCTGGTCGAGATCATGGGCGGCGACCTCGTGCTGGAAAGCGTCGAGGGCGCGGGCAGCACCTTCCGGGTGAAGCTGATGCTCTCCCAGGTCGCCGCGCCGCGCCCCTCCCCCGCCCCGCAGGCGCGCGTGGTCGGCTACGAAGGGCCGCGCAAGCTGGTGCTTGTGATCGACGACGACGCCGACCACCGCGAGCTGATGCGCGAGGCCCTGGAGCCGATCGGCTTCAACGTGATCGCGGCGCCGGACGGCGTGGCCGCCCTGACGTTGGTCGACGAATGCCGGCCGGACCTGTTCCTGCTCGACGTCTCGATGCCCGGCATGTCGGGCTGGGACGTCGCCCGCAGGCTGCGGGAAACCGGGCATGCGGCGCCGATCCTCATGATGTCGGCGAACATCGGGGACTTCGCGTCGAAGGCCGTCGAAACGCCGGACCATGACGGCGCCCTGCCGAAGCCTTGCGACCTCGGCGCCCTGCTTCGCCAGATCGAGACGCTGCTTGGCCTCGTCTTCGTCTACGACGCGCCGCTTCCGGCCGCGCCCCCGGTCCGGGCGAAGCCCGAGTTGCCCGGCTCCCGGCATGTGGGCGACCTGCGGAGGCTCGGCGAGATGGGCTACGTCCGCGGGATCGAGGCCAAGCTCACGGAGCTCGAGCAGACCGAACCCGAGGCGGCGCCCTTCGTCGCCGAGGCGCGGGAGCGGCTCCGGGCGTTCGACATGAACGGCTACATGGCCCTGCTCGGGACCCGCGCGCCGGAGGAGACCGCCGATGGCTGA
- a CDS encoding DNA-binding response regulator, with product MAEGAPVVVLVVDDSPETLGMLTEALERASWTVLVAPGGAEALRVVDRVTPDVVLMDAVMPEMDGFEACRRLKRRPDMAHVPVIFMTGLRETGHIVQGLEAGGVDYVAKPVALDEMMARIRVHIGNARLSSSARAALDTTGRYLLAAGEDGRLRWATPQAGRLLARAFSGFDQDSFDLPEPVRAWLAARVTGRTEQPSTPLSGDGPAQLTLAFVGRTERGETLLRVTEEAPSGEWPTLREKLGLTAREAEVLLWIARGKANRDIAEILGMSPRTVNKHLEQIYVKLGVENRAGAAAIAVRTLG from the coding sequence ATGGCTGAGGGCGCGCCCGTCGTCGTGCTGGTCGTCGACGACAGTCCGGAGACGCTCGGGATGCTCACCGAGGCGCTCGAGCGCGCCTCGTGGACGGTGCTGGTCGCGCCCGGCGGCGCGGAGGCCCTGCGCGTGGTCGACCGCGTGACCCCCGACGTGGTGTTGATGGACGCGGTGATGCCGGAGATGGACGGCTTCGAGGCCTGCCGGCGCCTGAAGCGGCGGCCAGACATGGCGCATGTCCCGGTGATCTTCATGACCGGCCTGCGCGAGACCGGCCACATCGTCCAGGGGCTAGAGGCGGGCGGAGTCGACTATGTCGCCAAGCCCGTGGCGCTGGACGAGATGATGGCGCGCATCCGCGTCCACATCGGCAACGCGCGGCTCTCCAGCAGCGCCCGGGCGGCGCTCGACACTACGGGACGCTATCTGCTGGCGGCAGGGGAAGACGGCCGGCTGCGCTGGGCTACGCCTCAGGCGGGGCGGCTGCTGGCCCGCGCCTTCTCGGGGTTCGACCAGGATTCGTTCGATCTACCGGAGCCGGTGCGAGCCTGGCTGGCGGCGCGCGTCACGGGTCGGACAGAGCAGCCCTCGACGCCGCTGTCCGGGGACGGCCCGGCTCAGCTTACGCTCGCTTTCGTTGGGCGCACCGAACGCGGCGAGACGCTGCTGCGGGTGACCGAGGAGGCGCCGTCGGGGGAGTGGCCGACGCTGCGCGAAAAGCTCGGCCTCACCGCCCGCGAGGCCGAGGTGCTGCTCTGGATCGCGCGCGGAAAGGCCAACCGCGATATCGCCGAGATTCTCGGCATGAGCCCGCGCACGGTGAACAAGCACCTCGAGCAGATCTACGTGAAGCTCGGAGTGGAGAACCGCGCCGGCGCCGCTGCGATCGCCGTCCGCACGCTGGGCTGA
- a CDS encoding 3-deoxy-7-phosphoheptulonate synthase class II: MSERWTPSTWRDMPIVQAPTYPDAAALTAVESQLATFPPLVFAGEARKLKRQLAKVAKGEAFLLQGGDCAESFAEHSADNIRDFFRVLLQMAVVLTYAAASPVVKVGRIAGQFAKPRSSPTEVVDGVELPIYRGDIINGTDATPESRIPDPRRQLEAYRQSAATLNLLRAFANGGYANLDFVHQWMLGFVKESPQSSRYREVADRIAESLDFMRACGIDPESHPELRTTDFFTSHEALLLGYEQALTRVDSTTGDWYATSGHMIWIGDRTRQLDHAHVEYFRGIKNPIGLKCGPSLKPDELMRLIEALDPDNEPGRLTLIARFGHDKVFDHLPGLVRATKTEGRNVVWSCDPMHGNTIKAASGYKTRPFDRILAEVKAFFDVHRAEGSYAGGIHIEMTGKNVTECTGGARAISDADLHSRYHTHCDPRLNAEQAIELAFLVAEQLKTERIARGPRQVVAAE, encoded by the coding sequence ATGTCCGAGCGTTGGACCCCCTCGACCTGGCGCGACATGCCCATCGTCCAGGCCCCGACCTATCCCGACGCCGCCGCTCTGACGGCGGTGGAGAGCCAGCTCGCGACCTTTCCTCCGCTCGTGTTCGCCGGTGAGGCGCGCAAGCTGAAGCGGCAGCTCGCCAAGGTGGCGAAAGGCGAAGCCTTCCTGCTGCAGGGCGGCGACTGCGCCGAGAGCTTCGCCGAGCATTCGGCTGACAACATCCGCGACTTCTTCCGCGTGCTCCTGCAGATGGCGGTGGTGCTGACCTACGCCGCGGCCTCGCCGGTGGTGAAGGTGGGCCGCATCGCGGGCCAGTTCGCGAAGCCCCGCTCGTCGCCGACCGAGGTCGTCGACGGCGTCGAGCTGCCGATCTACCGCGGCGACATCATCAACGGCACCGACGCGACGCCGGAGTCTCGTATTCCGGACCCGCGCCGTCAGCTCGAGGCCTACCGCCAGTCGGCGGCGACGCTGAACCTGCTGCGGGCGTTCGCGAACGGCGGCTACGCCAATCTCGACTTCGTGCACCAGTGGATGCTGGGCTTCGTGAAGGAGAGCCCGCAGTCCAGCCGTTACCGTGAGGTGGCGGACCGGATCGCGGAGTCGCTCGACTTCATGCGCGCCTGCGGCATCGACCCGGAGTCGCATCCGGAGCTGCGCACCACCGACTTCTTCACGAGCCACGAGGCGCTGCTGCTCGGCTACGAGCAGGCGCTGACCCGCGTCGATTCGACGACCGGCGACTGGTACGCGACCTCCGGCCACATGATCTGGATCGGCGACCGCACCCGCCAGCTCGACCACGCGCATGTCGAGTACTTCCGCGGCATCAAGAACCCGATCGGCCTGAAGTGCGGCCCTTCGCTGAAGCCGGACGAGCTGATGCGGCTGATCGAGGCGCTGGACCCGGACAACGAGCCCGGCCGCCTGACGCTGATCGCGCGCTTCGGCCACGACAAGGTCTTCGACCACCTGCCGGGCTTGGTGCGCGCCACCAAGACGGAAGGCCGCAACGTCGTGTGGTCGTGCGATCCCATGCACGGCAACACCATCAAGGCGGCGTCCGGCTACAAGACCCGGCCGTTCGACCGCATCCTGGCGGAGGTCAAGGCGTTCTTCGACGTGCACCGCGCCGAGGGCTCCTACGCGGGCGGCATCCACATCGAGATGACGGGCAAGAACGTGACGGAGTGCACGGGCGGCGCCCGCGCGATCTCCGACGCGGACCTGCACTCGCGCTACCACACCCACTGCGACCCGCGGCTCAACGCCGAGCAGGCGATCGAGCTGGCCTTCCTGGTGGCGGAGCAGCTCAAGACCGAGCGCATCGCCCGCGGGCCACGGCAGGTCGTCGCGGCGGAATGA
- a CDS encoding MFS transporter yields MDGPHAAAEAPIDDRRRRQIIVGVLTAMLLAALDQTIVAPAMTTIGETLGHAEYLPWIVSAYLVTATAVTPLYGKLADVYGRHPVIIAAVSIFMAASVVCALAPNLPVLIVGRALQGLGGGGLMALAQTVIGDIVPPKQRGNYAAYISGMWAVSGVAGPIVGGAFAEHLHWSLIFWVNIPLGLAALFVMNAPLRDLPFRPKSHRLDVAGAGLVVAATSLAMLALSIGRTGGDWTSPAVLGLAAAAAVGAVLFAIRLWTFAEPLIPLGVLKDPVVAFGVATVFFGVLGHLGLSTLVPIYFETIAGFRPDVAALGLVGLAIGTVLGAMTAARFLVKARRYKAPALAGLSLAIVMLAALAATLDLRSFWLAEALLCVYGFGIGTMFPTTTVSVQNAVGRHDLGAATALLAFMRSLGSAAGVAILGAAVLGAGLGPEEGGAAARGVAIDPTNFRVAFLIAIGTTAVALACLVAMPRRPLRDTLDPVSVES; encoded by the coding sequence ATGGACGGCCCGCACGCCGCCGCCGAAGCCCCCATCGACGACCGTCGCCGCCGCCAGATCATCGTCGGCGTGCTGACGGCGATGCTGCTCGCAGCCCTCGACCAGACCATCGTCGCGCCGGCCATGACGACCATTGGCGAGACGCTCGGCCACGCCGAGTACCTGCCCTGGATCGTGTCGGCCTATCTGGTCACGGCGACCGCCGTCACCCCGCTCTACGGCAAGCTCGCCGACGTCTACGGCCGCCACCCCGTCATCATCGCCGCCGTCTCCATCTTCATGGCGGCGTCCGTCGTCTGCGCGCTGGCGCCCAATCTCCCCGTCTTGATCGTCGGCCGCGCCCTGCAGGGCCTGGGCGGCGGCGGGCTGATGGCGCTCGCGCAGACGGTGATCGGCGACATCGTGCCGCCGAAGCAGCGCGGCAATTACGCGGCCTACATCTCCGGCATGTGGGCGGTGTCCGGCGTCGCGGGGCCGATCGTCGGCGGGGCGTTCGCCGAGCATCTGCACTGGTCGCTGATCTTCTGGGTCAACATCCCGCTCGGCCTCGCGGCGCTGTTCGTCATGAACGCGCCGCTGCGCGACCTGCCGTTCCGGCCGAAGTCGCACCGGCTCGACGTGGCGGGCGCCGGTCTTGTGGTGGCCGCCACCTCGCTCGCCATGCTCGCGCTCTCGATCGGGCGCACCGGCGGCGACTGGACCTCGCCCGCCGTGCTCGGCCTCGCCGCAGCCGCCGCCGTCGGCGCCGTGCTGTTCGCGATCCGGCTCTGGACCTTCGCCGAGCCGCTGATCCCCCTCGGGGTGCTGAAGGACCCAGTGGTCGCCTTCGGCGTGGCGACTGTGTTCTTCGGCGTCCTCGGCCATCTCGGCCTGTCTACGCTGGTCCCGATCTATTTCGAGACGATCGCCGGCTTCCGCCCGGACGTGGCCGCGCTGGGCCTCGTGGGGCTCGCGATCGGCACCGTGCTCGGCGCCATGACGGCGGCGCGCTTTCTCGTGAAGGCGCGGCGCTACAAGGCCCCGGCGCTGGCCGGCCTGTCGCTCGCGATCGTCATGCTGGCCGCGCTCGCCGCCACCCTCGACCTGCGCTCGTTCTGGCTGGCGGAGGCGCTGCTCTGCGTCTACGGCTTCGGAATCGGCACCATGTTCCCGACCACGACCGTCAGCGTCCAGAACGCGGTCGGCCGCCACGACTTGGGCGCCGCGACGGCGCTGCTCGCCTTCATGCGGTCGCTGGGCTCGGCGGCGGGCGTCGCGATCCTCGGCGCCGCGGTGCTGGGTGCGGGGCTCGGGCCGGAAGAGGGTGGGGCCGCCGCGCGCGGCGTCGCGATCGACCCAACGAACTTCCGCGTCGCCTTCCTGATCGCGATCGGCACCACCGCGGTGGCGCTGGCCTGCCTCGTCGCCATGCCCCGGCGGCCGCTGCGCGACACGTTGGACCCGGTCTCCGTCGAAAGCTGA
- the gor gene encoding glutathione-disulfide reductase, whose amino-acid sequence MADYDVDLFVIGAGSGGVRAARIAAGYGARVAIAEEYRIGGTCVVRGCVPKKLYVYASRFADEFEDAAGFGWTVPEASFSWERLVAAKEAEVTRLSEIYETNLRKAGVAIHRQRAVITGDNAVRLADGTEVTAGVILIAAGGGATRGDFPGAELTISSSEAFDLPEFPTRIVVNGGGYIAIEFAGIFAGLGADVTLIHRGDKLLRGFDEDVRDEVAEGLKKRGVTLLLGDEIVEVAAFEGARRVTTKAGVTLDVDQVMLAIGRAPLTADLGLDAPSVMRDHRGAIMVDAASRTNVPSIYAVGDVTDRLNLTPVAIREGHAFADTVFGNKPTAVDYTNVATAVFATPEVGVVGLTEAQAREKGAEIDIYKTRFRAMKATLSGRDEKVLMKIVVDAATDRVLGVHVVGEAAAEMIQLAAVAVKMGATKADFDDTVALHPSAAEELVTLRTKWTPS is encoded by the coding sequence ATGGCGGACTATGACGTCGATCTCTTCGTGATCGGAGCCGGCTCGGGCGGCGTCCGGGCCGCGCGGATCGCGGCCGGCTACGGCGCGAGGGTCGCGATCGCCGAGGAGTACCGCATCGGCGGCACCTGCGTGGTCCGCGGCTGCGTGCCGAAGAAGCTCTATGTCTACGCCAGCCGCTTCGCCGACGAGTTCGAGGACGCCGCAGGCTTCGGCTGGACCGTGCCCGAGGCGAGCTTCTCCTGGGAACGGCTCGTCGCGGCAAAGGAGGCGGAGGTCACCCGGCTGTCGGAAATCTATGAGACGAATCTCCGCAAGGCGGGCGTCGCGATCCACAGGCAGCGCGCCGTGATCACGGGCGACAATGCGGTCCGGCTCGCGGATGGAACCGAGGTGACGGCGGGCGTCATCCTGATCGCCGCCGGCGGCGGGGCGACCCGCGGCGATTTCCCCGGCGCGGAATTAACAATTTCATCCAGCGAAGCCTTCGATCTTCCTGAGTTCCCTACGAGAATCGTGGTTAACGGCGGCGGCTACATCGCGATCGAGTTCGCTGGGATCTTCGCGGGTCTCGGCGCGGACGTGACGCTTATTCACCGCGGCGACAAGCTGTTGCGCGGGTTTGATGAGGATGTGCGTGACGAAGTCGCCGAGGGCCTGAAGAAGCGCGGCGTGACGCTGCTGCTCGGGGACGAGATCGTCGAGGTCGCCGCCTTCGAGGGCGCGCGGCGCGTCACCACAAAGGCCGGCGTGACGCTCGACGTCGACCAGGTCATGCTCGCGATCGGCCGCGCGCCGTTGACCGCGGACCTCGGCCTCGACGCCCCCAGCGTGATGCGCGACCACCGCGGCGCGATCATGGTCGACGCGGCGTCCCGCACCAACGTGCCGTCGATCTACGCCGTGGGCGACGTCACCGATCGTCTCAACCTGACCCCCGTCGCGATCCGGGAGGGCCACGCCTTCGCGGACACGGTGTTTGGGAACAAGCCGACGGCGGTCGACTATACGAACGTGGCGACTGCGGTGTTCGCGACGCCGGAGGTCGGGGTGGTGGGCCTGACCGAAGCGCAGGCGCGTGAGAAGGGCGCTGAGATCGATATCTATAAGACGCGCTTCCGCGCCATGAAGGCGACGCTCTCGGGCCGCGACGAGAAGGTGCTGATGAAGATCGTCGTGGACGCGGCCACCGACCGCGTGCTCGGCGTCCATGTCGTGGGCGAGGCGGCGGCTGAGATGATCCAGCTTGCGGCGGTCGCCGTGAAGATGGGCGCGACAAAGGCCGACTTCGACGACACCGTCGCGCTGCATCCGAGCGCCGCCGAGGAGCTCGTCACGCTCCGCACCAAGTGGACGCCGTCGTGA
- a CDS encoding tripartite tricarboxylate transporter substrate binding protein — protein sequence MRRLLAAAAVLAVAATGGPALAANLKIIAPASPGGGWDQTARAMQQAMQGEKIAGSVQVENVPGAGGTIGLAQFANRAKGDPHQLIVGGYVMVGAIIMNDAPVTLDAVTPLARLTGEYEAIVVATNSPIKTINEVIAKLKADPGSVSWGGGSAGGTDHIAAGLIAKAVGVDPTKVNYIPFSGGGESLAAVLGGQTTVGVSSYGEFDAQVKSGKLRVLAITAPERVPGIDAPTMKESGVDVEVQNWRMVAGPPGLTPEGKAEILKTIDDMAKTKTWRDTLKTKGWTDTYLAGDAFTAELKEDIAKARIVLRDIGLAE from the coding sequence ATGCGCCGCCTGCTCGCCGCCGCCGCGGTCCTCGCCGTGGCCGCGACCGGCGGACCCGCCCTCGCCGCGAACCTCAAGATCATCGCCCCCGCATCGCCCGGCGGCGGATGGGACCAGACCGCCCGCGCCATGCAGCAGGCGATGCAGGGCGAGAAGATCGCGGGCTCCGTGCAGGTGGAGAACGTGCCGGGCGCCGGCGGCACCATCGGCCTCGCGCAGTTCGCGAACCGCGCCAAGGGCGATCCGCACCAGCTCATCGTCGGCGGCTACGTGATGGTGGGCGCGATCATCATGAACGACGCGCCGGTGACGCTCGACGCGGTCACCCCGCTCGCCCGTCTCACCGGCGAGTACGAGGCGATCGTGGTGGCGACCAACTCGCCCATCAAGACGATCAACGAGGTGATCGCGAAGCTGAAGGCCGATCCGGGATCGGTGTCGTGGGGCGGCGGCTCGGCCGGCGGCACCGACCACATCGCGGCCGGGCTCATCGCCAAGGCCGTCGGGGTCGATCCCACCAAGGTCAACTACATCCCGTTTTCCGGCGGCGGCGAGTCGCTCGCGGCCGTGCTCGGCGGCCAGACCACGGTCGGCGTCTCAAGCTACGGCGAGTTCGACGCGCAGGTGAAGTCCGGCAAGCTCCGCGTGCTCGCCATCACCGCGCCCGAACGGGTCCCGGGCATTGACGCGCCGACCATGAAGGAGAGCGGCGTCGACGTGGAGGTGCAGAACTGGCGCATGGTCGCCGGCCCACCGGGACTGACGCCTGAAGGCAAGGCCGAGATCCTCAAGACCATCGACGACATGGCGAAGACCAAGACCTGGCGGGACACGTTGAAGACCAAGGGCTGGACCGACACCTATCTCGCGGGCGACGCCTTCACGGCCGAGCTCAAGGAGGACATCGCCAAGGCGCGCATCGTGCTGCGCGACATCGGGCTGGCGGAGTGA